In one Ferroacidibacillus organovorans genomic region, the following are encoded:
- the trpA gene encoding tryptophan synthase subunit alpha, translating into MTKRGHEAIADALAKSSGAGFIPFLSAGDPDEETSFQLLTQLATFSSVIEVGIPYSDPLADGPVIQEGSLRALKQGMTFQKALQLIARVRQVTDVPIVVFTYANPVVSFGAKALADACAKAGADGVIVPDLPHEEADELRQALTARGIALIPLVSLTSGDRIETIARAASGFIYCVSSLGVTGERKGFSHDLRAFVERVRKSSSVPVAVGFGVSQPEQVRELSAYTDGIVVGSALVKRCAAIADAKQKGDAAALREQNELIAFAKSLAAIAGGEKARDPHA; encoded by the coding sequence TTGACAAAGCGTGGACATGAGGCGATCGCAGACGCGCTTGCCAAATCGAGCGGCGCCGGGTTTATCCCATTTTTGAGTGCGGGCGATCCTGACGAGGAAACGAGTTTCCAACTGCTCACGCAGCTTGCGACGTTTTCAAGTGTGATTGAAGTAGGCATTCCGTACTCTGATCCGCTGGCAGACGGTCCTGTGATTCAAGAGGGATCGCTGCGCGCGCTAAAACAAGGAATGACCTTTCAAAAGGCATTGCAACTGATCGCGCGCGTGCGCCAGGTGACAGATGTGCCCATCGTTGTGTTTACGTATGCAAACCCGGTGGTCTCCTTCGGCGCAAAAGCACTTGCCGATGCGTGTGCGAAGGCCGGCGCCGATGGCGTGATCGTTCCCGATTTGCCTCACGAGGAAGCGGACGAGTTGCGACAAGCGCTCACGGCGCGCGGAATTGCGCTCATTCCACTCGTTTCACTGACAAGCGGTGATCGCATCGAGACAATCGCACGCGCGGCCTCTGGATTCATCTACTGTGTCTCAAGCCTTGGCGTAACGGGTGAGCGAAAAGGATTTTCTCACGATCTGCGCGCGTTTGTCGAGCGCGTGCGAAAAAGCAGTTCCGTTCCCGTCGCCGTTGGCTTTGGCGTCAGTCAACCTGAGCAAGTGCGCGAACTTTCAGCTTACACAGACGGCATCGTCGTGGGGAGTGCACTGGTCAAACGCTGCGCGGCAATTGCCGACGCAAAACAAAAAGGGGATGCCGCGGCACTGCGTGAGCAAAACGAACTCATCGCGTTTGCCAAATCACTCGCTGCGATCGCAGGCGGTGAGAAAGCGCGCGACCCACACGCGTAA
- a CDS encoding M42 family metallopeptidase, producing MDTFEVLSQLVTLSGGPGDEARIAACYQTLSKPYIQAFYTDSVGNSIGVAHGEGESRPRVMLAAHMDEICLMVQAIEPGGFLHVIGIGGFDPRTLLGQEVIVHGAEPCCGIVGSKPPHLQTPEEREEAVPLKDIFLDLGLSETRVRELVSLGDRVTLRREPVRLIQQGVSAKALDNRASVTAMLLALEELASIRHSADVYAVATIQEEIGCKGAQTAAYGILPDLAIALDVCHGEMPGVESDLVQKVGGGPVITFGPHIHPKLFEKIKKIAKEQNIPYQIEVTQGATYTDADPIQIVQAGIPTALISIPLRYMHTSVETASLDDIAHVGRLLARVIASLDAAFVEGLSCY from the coding sequence ATGGACACATTTGAGGTGCTGAGTCAACTCGTCACATTAAGTGGCGGCCCAGGGGATGAGGCACGCATCGCAGCGTGCTATCAAACCTTGAGCAAGCCCTACATACAGGCATTTTACACCGATTCAGTAGGAAATAGCATCGGTGTCGCACACGGTGAAGGGGAGTCACGACCGCGTGTCATGCTGGCTGCCCACATGGATGAGATCTGTCTCATGGTGCAGGCCATTGAGCCGGGCGGTTTCCTGCACGTCATCGGCATCGGCGGTTTTGACCCGCGCACGCTGCTCGGACAAGAAGTCATCGTTCACGGCGCAGAACCTTGCTGCGGGATTGTCGGTTCAAAACCGCCGCATCTGCAAACGCCTGAGGAGCGAGAAGAAGCGGTGCCTTTAAAAGACATTTTTCTCGATCTCGGGTTATCCGAGACGCGCGTGCGCGAACTTGTCTCTCTCGGGGATCGCGTGACACTGCGACGTGAACCTGTCCGATTGATCCAACAAGGTGTTTCGGCAAAGGCGCTTGACAATCGCGCCAGTGTGACGGCGATGCTTCTCGCACTCGAAGAACTCGCGTCCATCCGCCACAGTGCTGACGTTTATGCGGTGGCAACCATCCAAGAAGAGATTGGTTGCAAAGGCGCGCAGACGGCCGCCTACGGAATTCTTCCTGATCTCGCGATCGCGCTTGATGTGTGTCACGGTGAGATGCCAGGCGTCGAGTCGGATCTCGTGCAAAAAGTGGGCGGTGGACCTGTGATCACATTTGGGCCACACATTCACCCCAAACTGTTTGAAAAGATCAAAAAGATTGCAAAAGAACAGAATATACCCTATCAGATTGAAGTGACCCAAGGCGCGACCTACACGGATGCCGACCCGATCCAGATTGTGCAAGCAGGAATTCCAACAGCACTCATCTCCATCCCGCTGCGCTATATGCACACATCCGTAGAAACCGCCTCCCTTGATGATATCGCGCATGTCGGGAGACTGCTCGCGCGCGTCATCGCAAGCCTTGACGCCGCGTTTGTGGAGGGTTTGTCATGCTATTAA
- the aroB gene encoding 3-dehydroquinate synthase yields the protein MNPQATLRVISAGGDYDVRIGRHLLIEAGNLVRSVCPDVTSALLVVDSSLLAFTYADTVETSLIACGIPTVRTVVARGEASKSLATAETLYTHCVDAGLDRKSVILALGGGVIGDLAGFVAATYMRGVRFIQIPTTLLAHDASIGGKVAINLPQGKNLVGAFHPPRLVLYDVETLRTLPARERSSGMAEAIKHGVIRNEAFFSWLEENMENLIAGELDATEQMLYTSCAVKAEIVSEDETEQGTRAFLNFGHTVAHAIEALAYGQFAHGEAVAIGMVVESSISVSLGHCDEALIVRLRALLAAAQLPQHVPPSLDVDALIAAMRHDKKATKKQLAFVLPTRIGHVLLERDVEESVVKAALRAQIAPS from the coding sequence ATGAACCCACAGGCCACCCTTCGCGTAATTTCTGCAGGCGGAGACTATGACGTACGCATTGGGCGTCACCTTCTCATAGAGGCTGGGAACTTGGTCCGAAGTGTCTGTCCAGACGTCACCTCCGCGCTGCTTGTCGTTGACTCCTCACTGCTCGCCTTTACCTATGCAGACACGGTTGAAACGTCCCTTATCGCGTGCGGTATCCCTACAGTGCGCACGGTCGTTGCGCGCGGCGAAGCGTCAAAATCACTCGCCACCGCCGAGACGCTTTACACACACTGTGTCGACGCAGGACTCGATCGCAAATCGGTGATCTTGGCGCTTGGCGGCGGCGTCATAGGCGATCTCGCCGGATTTGTCGCGGCAACCTATATGCGGGGCGTTCGGTTCATTCAGATCCCAACCACGCTGCTCGCGCACGACGCGAGCATTGGCGGCAAGGTTGCGATCAATCTCCCACAAGGGAAAAACCTCGTCGGCGCGTTCCATCCGCCGCGTCTTGTGCTTTATGACGTCGAGACACTGCGCACACTTCCCGCGCGAGAGCGAAGCAGCGGAATGGCCGAAGCAATCAAACACGGCGTCATTCGAAATGAAGCATTTTTTTCCTGGCTTGAAGAAAACATGGAAAACCTGATCGCAGGCGAACTTGACGCCACAGAGCAGATGCTTTATACATCGTGCGCGGTAAAGGCAGAGATTGTCAGCGAAGATGAAACAGAACAGGGTACGCGCGCGTTCCTGAATTTTGGTCACACTGTCGCACACGCGATCGAGGCACTCGCGTATGGACAATTCGCCCACGGGGAGGCGGTGGCCATCGGCATGGTCGTCGAGTCTTCTATCAGCGTGTCGCTCGGTCACTGTGACGAAGCACTCATTGTGCGTTTGCGCGCATTGCTCGCCGCGGCGCAGTTGCCGCAGCATGTTCCACCGTCTCTTGACGTTGACGCATTGATAGCCGCGATGCGTCACGATAAAAAAGCGACAAAAAAGCAACTGGCGTTTGTTCTCCCAACGAGGATCGGACACGTGTTGTTAGAGCGGGATGTGGAGGAATCTGTCGTCAAAGCTGCGCTGCGCGCGCAGATTGCACCAAGCTGA
- a CDS encoding GNAT family N-acetyltransferase, translated as MQQPTRRKARRKALQRAKKRLPNRSKKGGAEVRQDRQEDLKPVISFLARPFHPVRDSERVGRYHVELMNVQKKLWSELTQGSAQDARQGNNSRSSPAQEGQMWARQLAQMTGRGEAHVLMIDTPDQQTVGYAFVAESPDPLTNERMGVVGELFVEEPWRKKGVGSHALRAAERWLFSRGIRAVQIFVTRTNVPAVDLYHKNGYTTYDYRMVKQLNAQVADAQHPR; from the coding sequence ATGCAGCAGCCGACAAGGCGCAAGGCGCGCCGCAAAGCGTTACAGCGCGCCAAAAAGCGTTTGCCAAACCGCAGTAAAAAAGGTGGGGCAGAAGTCAGGCAGGATCGTCAAGAGGATTTGAAACCTGTGATCTCCTTTCTCGCCCGACCATTTCATCCGGTACGAGACAGCGAGCGCGTAGGGCGTTATCACGTTGAGTTGATGAATGTGCAAAAAAAACTGTGGTCTGAATTGACCCAGGGAAGCGCCCAAGACGCCCGCCAGGGTAACAACAGCCGCAGTTCACCGGCGCAAGAGGGGCAGATGTGGGCGCGACAGCTTGCGCAAATGACGGGGCGCGGCGAAGCGCACGTGCTGATGATCGATACGCCAGATCAACAAACGGTGGGTTACGCATTTGTGGCTGAATCGCCCGATCCGCTTACCAATGAGAGAATGGGCGTTGTCGGAGAGCTTTTTGTCGAAGAGCCTTGGCGTAAAAAAGGTGTCGGCAGTCACGCGTTGCGCGCTGCCGAGCGCTGGCTTTTCTCGCGCGGGATTCGCGCGGTACAGATCTTTGTCACGCGCACCAACGTGCCCGCCGTCGACTTGTACCATAAAAATGGGTATACGACATATGATTACCGTATGGTAAAACAGCTCAACGCGCAGGTGGCAGATGCACAGCATCCACGCTAG
- a CDS encoding M42 family metallopeptidase, which yields MLLKELTEAFGPSGFEGEVRDLIRREAAPYAERITTDTLGSLIIEKNTQQKGPKVLLAAHMDEVSFMIVGIEESGLLRFRPIGGVDPRILVSKVLHVGPKRISGVIGAKAIHLQKPEERKKPLGLSQLFIDIGASTKAEAEAHIAIGDTAVFATRYEEYGERRAKAKSFDDRVGCAILLEALKEDIKLPLVAAFTVQEEIGLRGAGPVAFHTKPDLAIVLEGTVCFDVVDAPAHGESTILGAGPALTLVDSRTVAHRPFRSYVKKLAEENGIPVQMRRVKGGSNDNGVIHLTQGGIVATSISVPVRYIHAPVQSVHLDDVQNAYRLLIAVLRGLEKGGFPL from the coding sequence ATGCTATTAAAAGAATTGACCGAAGCGTTTGGGCCGTCGGGCTTTGAAGGCGAGGTCCGCGACCTGATCCGCCGCGAGGCGGCGCCTTATGCCGAGCGCATCACGACGGATACGCTCGGGTCGCTGATCATCGAAAAAAATACACAGCAAAAGGGACCAAAGGTGCTGCTCGCCGCGCATATGGACGAGGTGTCCTTTATGATCGTGGGAATCGAGGAAAGCGGACTTTTGCGCTTTCGGCCGATCGGCGGTGTCGATCCGCGCATCCTTGTGTCAAAGGTTTTACACGTCGGCCCAAAACGCATCTCCGGTGTCATTGGCGCAAAGGCGATCCATCTGCAAAAGCCGGAAGAGCGGAAAAAGCCGCTTGGCCTTTCCCAACTCTTTATTGATATAGGCGCAAGTACAAAGGCAGAGGCGGAGGCGCACATCGCAATCGGTGATACGGCTGTCTTTGCGACACGCTACGAGGAGTATGGAGAGCGGCGCGCAAAAGCGAAATCGTTTGACGACCGCGTCGGATGCGCCATTTTGCTTGAAGCGCTCAAGGAAGACATCAAGCTCCCGCTCGTCGCCGCATTCACGGTGCAGGAGGAAATCGGTTTGCGCGGCGCCGGACCTGTTGCTTTTCACACAAAGCCAGATCTTGCGATTGTGCTTGAGGGCACCGTCTGTTTTGACGTGGTAGATGCGCCCGCACACGGTGAATCGACAATTCTTGGCGCCGGACCCGCGCTTACGCTTGTTGACAGCCGAACCGTTGCGCATCGTCCGTTTCGCTCGTACGTCAAAAAGCTGGCGGAAGAAAATGGAATCCCCGTTCAAATGCGCCGCGTCAAAGGCGGCTCAAACGACAACGGCGTCATTCACTTAACGCAAGGTGGTATCGTCGCGACATCGATCAGCGTGCCCGTCCGCTATATCCATGCGCCTGTTCAAAGCGTTCACCTCGACGATGTGCAAAACGCGTACCGCCTGCTTATTGCGGTGTTGCGCGGGCTTGAAAAGGGAGGGTTTCCACTATGA
- a CDS encoding phosphoribosylanthranilate isomerase, which yields MTHVKLCGLMCEQDVAVADALQADYIGFVLADSRRRVSVKDVVEWLKRVKPVHSRPVFVTVNPDLDEIVRMAQETGIHHIQLSGEETPEFCLEARRQGLIIWKAIGIGDSCDIERINRYRAAVDALLLDTKRAGTHGGTGETFPWSLIPACLENAQGTPLFIAGGLTPSGVARLLATHRVHGVDVSSGIESDGQKDPAKMREFVHEVRRIDRVSG from the coding sequence ATGACACATGTAAAGTTGTGCGGACTCATGTGCGAACAAGATGTGGCGGTCGCAGATGCGCTTCAGGCAGACTACATCGGGTTTGTCTTGGCAGACAGTCGCCGTCGCGTCTCTGTCAAGGATGTGGTAGAGTGGCTCAAGCGCGTCAAACCTGTACACAGCAGGCCTGTCTTTGTCACGGTCAATCCTGATCTGGATGAAATCGTACGCATGGCTCAAGAAACAGGTATCCATCATATACAGCTCAGCGGCGAAGAGACGCCAGAATTCTGCCTTGAAGCGCGCAGACAGGGCCTGATCATCTGGAAGGCCATCGGAATCGGCGACAGTTGCGATATCGAGCGAATCAACCGTTATCGCGCCGCAGTCGATGCGCTTTTGCTTGACACAAAACGGGCAGGCACGCATGGCGGCACAGGGGAAACGTTTCCCTGGTCACTCATTCCTGCATGTCTTGAAAATGCCCAAGGGACACCCCTTTTTATCGCCGGGGGATTGACGCCCTCTGGTGTTGCGAGACTGCTCGCAACCCATCGCGTACATGGCGTTGACGTCTCGTCAGGGATTGAGTCAGACGGCCAGAAGGATCCCGCAAAAATGCGCGAATTTGTTCACGAAGTAAGGAGGATTGACCGTGTATCCGGATGA
- a CDS encoding RluA family pseudouridine synthase, with amino-acid sequence MKLFEHTVLENEAGRMVQSFLAGLHLRKRARREILSGGGITRNGLPVYLTSRVEAGDHIEVHARESTFWMPPEPGEIRVLFEDEHLLVIDKAAGQLVHPSPGERTGSVMGYVVYHLRREACVHPRLVHRLDRETSGTLLLSKHRVAHDALVRALRAGEIKRTYQALSHGLLPKNFTIDVAVKEERDTLRRTVGIEGKSAVTHGVTLKTSSDKALSHLSIKLETGRTHQIRAHLSYLGHPILGDILYGKEEDRERFNLKRHALHASELRFYHPIDAREVCVFAPFPDELQTVMMNHLQ; translated from the coding sequence ATGAAACTGTTTGAACACACCGTCTTGGAAAACGAGGCAGGCCGCATGGTGCAATCCTTTCTTGCAGGCCTGCACCTGCGCAAGCGTGCGCGGCGTGAAATTCTCTCAGGTGGTGGAATCACGCGAAACGGACTCCCTGTTTATCTCACGTCACGCGTGGAGGCAGGCGATCACATTGAAGTCCACGCGCGCGAGTCCACGTTTTGGATGCCGCCAGAACCTGGGGAAATCCGCGTGCTTTTTGAGGATGAACACCTGTTGGTCATTGACAAAGCGGCAGGTCAATTGGTGCATCCGTCTCCCGGCGAGCGCACAGGAAGTGTCATGGGATATGTCGTATACCATTTGCGGCGAGAAGCGTGCGTCCATCCACGCTTGGTTCACCGCCTGGACCGCGAGACGTCTGGCACACTTCTTCTCTCGAAGCATCGCGTCGCGCATGATGCACTTGTCCGCGCGCTTCGCGCAGGGGAGATCAAGCGAACCTATCAGGCATTGAGCCACGGTCTGCTGCCAAAGAATTTCACCATCGATGTCGCGGTGAAAGAGGAGCGTGACACCCTGCGGCGAACGGTTGGAATTGAGGGGAAATCGGCAGTCACGCACGGCGTGACACTGAAGACTTCTTCAGACAAAGCCCTGTCTCACCTTTCAATTAAATTAGAAACGGGGCGCACCCATCAAATTCGCGCGCATCTCTCCTATTTGGGTCATCCCATTCTTGGCGATATACTGTATGGTAAAGAAGAGGATCGTGAACGCTTCAATCTGAAGCGACACGCTCTGCACGCGAGTGAACTGCGCTTTTACCACCCGATTGATGCGCGAGAGGTTTGCGTATTCGCACCATTTCCGGACGAGCTTCAAACTGTCATGATGAACCATTTGCAGTGA
- the trpC gene encoding indole-3-glycerol phosphate synthase TrpC, with product MTILDRILATKKEEVEALYRDAPLEMWKERARQGEPVRGFFAALARSAPNSLIAEIKKASPSKGVIVETFDPVQIAKTYEQAGAAALSVLTDKTYFQGGNETLQRARESVSLPVLRKDFLIDPIQVYEARAIGADAILLIAAALPDERLSELYTEACSLGMDVLIEVHSEEEAQRITPLRPLLIGVNHRNLHTFEVDLSLTGRIAPLLPQSALLVAESGIQTSAHVETLKHAGARAFLIGETLMRAGVEHVLEETDRLFMRLR from the coding sequence GTGACCATTCTCGATCGCATCCTTGCCACAAAAAAAGAAGAAGTAGAGGCACTTTATCGTGACGCCCCCCTTGAAATGTGGAAAGAGCGTGCACGCCAAGGTGAACCAGTGCGTGGATTTTTTGCGGCGCTTGCGCGCAGTGCCCCAAACAGCCTGATTGCAGAAATCAAAAAGGCATCCCCTTCAAAAGGGGTGATCGTCGAAACATTCGATCCTGTGCAGATTGCCAAAACGTACGAACAGGCCGGCGCCGCCGCGCTTTCTGTGTTGACCGACAAAACATATTTTCAGGGTGGCAACGAGACGCTTCAACGTGCCCGCGAGTCGGTCTCTCTTCCAGTGCTTAGAAAGGACTTCCTAATCGATCCTATCCAGGTCTATGAGGCGCGCGCAATCGGCGCGGACGCAATTTTGCTGATTGCCGCAGCGCTGCCTGACGAACGTCTGTCTGAACTCTATACCGAGGCTTGCTCGCTTGGGATGGACGTCTTGATCGAGGTGCACAGCGAAGAAGAAGCACAGCGAATCACACCCCTGCGCCCATTGCTGATCGGCGTGAACCATCGCAATCTGCACACCTTTGAAGTTGATTTGAGCCTGACAGGGCGGATTGCGCCACTTCTGCCGCAAAGCGCTCTGCTTGTGGCAGAAAGTGGGATTCAAACGTCTGCCCATGTCGAAACATTAAAACATGCGGGAGCGCGCGCATTTTTGATTGGTGAAACGCTCATGCGCGCAGGTGTTGAACATGTGCTAGAAGAGACAGACCGTTTGTTTATGCGCCTGCGATGA
- the aroC gene encoding chorismate synthase → MLRYLTSGESHGPALVAIIEGLPANLQLKEEAINHQLWRRQQGHGRGYRMKIETDQIEFLSGVRFAKTMGSPVALAVYNKDHKNWLTRMAPTGDAPEDLVRVTKPRPGHADLPGALKYEFDDMRNSLERASARNTTTLVAVGAVARQLLDVFSISLCAHIVQIGPVKVNPDKIAALSFEELSARAESSSVRCADPDAEAKMIRVIDQAKEDGNTVGGVFEIIATGVPVGLGSYAMPDRRLDARLAGAMMGIQAIKGVEIGLGFEAATLPGSLVHDALFHDPKRGVYRQTNGAGGIEGGISNGEPIVIRAAMKPIPTLYKPLPSFDLETKEAYLAAIERSDACAAPAAAVIGENVAAYVLAEAFCEKFGGDSIEEMKRNVMSYQARVAERLR, encoded by the coding sequence ATGCTTCGATACCTAACATCCGGTGAAAGCCACGGCCCGGCGCTTGTTGCCATCATTGAGGGGCTTCCGGCAAACCTGCAGCTAAAAGAAGAGGCGATCAATCACCAACTCTGGCGGCGTCAACAAGGGCACGGTCGGGGATATCGCATGAAAATCGAGACAGATCAAATTGAATTTCTGTCTGGTGTCCGCTTTGCAAAGACGATGGGGAGTCCTGTCGCACTCGCCGTTTACAATAAAGATCACAAAAACTGGCTTACACGCATGGCGCCCACTGGCGATGCTCCTGAAGATTTGGTTCGCGTGACAAAGCCGCGGCCAGGTCACGCCGATCTACCTGGCGCGCTAAAGTACGAGTTTGACGACATGCGCAACAGTCTTGAGCGAGCCAGCGCGCGCAACACCACGACGCTTGTCGCCGTCGGCGCCGTCGCAAGACAGCTGCTCGATGTATTTTCAATCTCGCTTTGCGCGCACATCGTACAGATCGGCCCCGTCAAAGTGAATCCCGACAAAATCGCCGCGCTCTCTTTTGAGGAGTTGTCGGCGCGCGCCGAGTCATCCTCAGTTCGCTGCGCCGACCCCGACGCAGAGGCAAAAATGATTCGCGTCATCGATCAAGCCAAAGAAGACGGAAACACGGTGGGCGGTGTCTTTGAGATCATCGCAACAGGCGTGCCAGTCGGACTCGGCAGCTACGCGATGCCAGACCGCCGTCTTGACGCTCGATTGGCAGGCGCAATGATGGGCATTCAGGCGATCAAAGGCGTTGAAATCGGACTCGGTTTTGAGGCGGCGACCCTTCCCGGATCGCTTGTGCACGACGCGCTCTTTCACGATCCAAAGCGTGGGGTCTACCGTCAAACAAACGGGGCGGGCGGAATTGAAGGCGGGATCAGCAATGGCGAACCCATCGTCATCCGTGCCGCGATGAAACCGATCCCGACGCTCTACAAACCCCTCCCGAGTTTTGACTTAGAGACAAAAGAAGCGTATCTCGCGGCGATCGAGCGCTCAGATGCATGCGCGGCGCCGGCGGCGGCCGTCATTGGCGAGAATGTCGCAGCGTACGTTTTGGCCGAAGCGTTTTGCGAAAAATTTGGCGGCGATTCCATTGAAGAGATGAAGCGAAATGTTATGAGCTATCAGGCGCGCGTGGCGGAGCGACTGCGATGA
- the trpB gene encoding tryptophan synthase subunit beta, with protein sequence MYPDERGRFGEFGGKYVPETLMSALEQLERDYAQFSSDPEFQAELSDLLANYAGRPTPLYEAKGLTNIAGGATIYLKREDLNHTGAHKINNTLGQGLLAKKMGKKRIIAETGAGQHGVASATIAALLGLECTVFMGEEDMQRQALNVFRMRLLGAKVIPAVSGTKTLKDATNEAIRYWVSHVEDTYYIIGSVVGPHPYPMMVRDFQRIIGDETKVQMLALRGRLPDAIVACVGGGSNAMGIFYPFLLDDVELIGTEAAGEGVDTDRHAASIHGGRKGVLHGSMTLLLQDASGQVLPAHSISAGLDYPGIGPEHAHLFTSGRASYVPVTDQEALEAFVLLSRVEGIIPALESAHAVAYAMKKAAAMRRDEVLVVNLSGRGDKDVQTLQPILEEGHYLDKAWT encoded by the coding sequence GTGTATCCGGATGAGCGAGGACGGTTTGGCGAGTTTGGTGGAAAATATGTTCCAGAAACACTCATGTCAGCCTTAGAACAACTCGAGCGCGACTATGCGCAATTTTCAAGTGACCCGGAATTTCAGGCAGAATTGTCCGACCTGCTTGCAAACTACGCCGGGCGGCCCACACCGCTTTACGAGGCAAAGGGACTGACAAACATTGCGGGTGGCGCCACCATCTATCTAAAGCGCGAGGATTTGAACCACACGGGCGCGCACAAGATCAACAACACCCTCGGTCAAGGCCTGCTTGCAAAAAAGATGGGGAAAAAAAGAATCATCGCAGAAACGGGCGCGGGGCAGCACGGCGTCGCCTCCGCCACAATCGCGGCTTTGCTCGGGCTTGAGTGTACAGTGTTCATGGGCGAAGAAGACATGCAGCGGCAAGCGCTCAACGTCTTTCGGATGAGGCTGCTTGGCGCCAAGGTCATTCCTGCCGTATCCGGTACAAAGACGCTTAAAGATGCGACAAACGAGGCGATCAGGTACTGGGTTTCCCACGTGGAAGACACCTATTACATCATCGGGTCTGTGGTTGGGCCGCACCCGTACCCCATGATGGTCCGCGATTTTCAACGGATCATCGGCGATGAGACGAAGGTGCAGATGCTCGCGCTGCGCGGTCGTTTGCCTGATGCGATCGTCGCATGCGTCGGTGGCGGCAGCAACGCCATGGGAATCTTTTATCCGTTTCTTTTGGATGACGTCGAGTTGATCGGCACGGAAGCGGCAGGTGAAGGTGTCGATACGGATCGCCACGCGGCTTCCATCCACGGCGGGAGAAAAGGCGTACTGCACGGGTCGATGACCCTGTTGCTGCAGGATGCGTCAGGCCAGGTGCTGCCTGCACACTCGATCTCAGCTGGCCTTGATTATCCGGGCATCGGCCCTGAACACGCACATCTTTTTACATCGGGCCGCGCCTCGTACGTTCCTGTCACAGATCAAGAGGCGCTCGAAGCGTTTGTCCTGCTCAGCCGCGTCGAGGGCATCATTCCAGCGCTCGAATCCGCACACGCCGTCGCGTATGCGATGAAAAAGGCGGCTGCGATGCGGCGCGACGAGGTGCTTGTGGTCAATCTTTCGGGGCGCGGCGACAAGGATGTACAAACGCTGCAACCGATTTTGGAGGAGGGACATTACCTTGACAAAGCGTGGACATGA
- the trpD gene encoding anthranilate phosphoribosyltransferase, whose product MKDLLLHLANGRDLTMEEARTAMNHMMRGEGSHAQMAAYLTLLKQKGETVTELTGSALAMREHALQVSLKECDTLDMCGTGGDHSGTFNISTAASIILSADGISVAKHGNRASSSQTGSADVLEALGINISLEPSAALLSLQQHHFCFLFAQAYHPAMKHVAPVRRELGFRTMFNILGPLTNPVHPTHQVLGTPDDAIAEKMAHTLLNLGVKRALVIHAADGLDEFSISAPTRVFDVQQRQVTSYEVTPSDFGLPEAPREAILGGDAKKNAEILRSIFDGEKSARRDVVVMNAAAGFFVLGRVPSFAEGARRAEAILDDGRARKKLLDLQEFSATAKKETAS is encoded by the coding sequence ATGAAAGATCTCCTTCTGCACTTGGCAAACGGCCGTGATTTAACGATGGAAGAAGCGCGCACAGCCATGAACCACATGATGCGCGGTGAGGGGTCCCACGCTCAAATGGCTGCGTACCTAACCCTTCTTAAGCAAAAAGGGGAGACGGTCACCGAACTTACCGGCAGTGCGCTTGCCATGCGCGAGCACGCACTTCAAGTAAGTCTAAAAGAGTGTGACACGCTAGACATGTGCGGCACAGGTGGAGATCACTCAGGCACCTTTAACATCTCAACAGCCGCCTCGATCATTCTTTCGGCAGACGGCATTTCTGTGGCCAAACACGGAAACCGCGCTTCATCCAGTCAAACTGGCAGCGCGGATGTGCTAGAGGCGCTTGGCATCAACATCTCACTCGAACCGTCTGCGGCGCTTCTCTCCCTGCAGCAGCACCATTTTTGTTTTCTTTTTGCACAAGCGTATCATCCCGCCATGAAGCATGTGGCGCCCGTTCGCCGCGAGCTTGGGTTTCGCACGATGTTCAACATTTTGGGACCGCTGACAAATCCAGTCCACCCGACACATCAAGTCCTTGGCACGCCGGATGATGCGATCGCTGAAAAAATGGCGCATACACTGCTCAATCTCGGTGTCAAACGCGCACTCGTGATTCACGCGGCGGATGGACTGGACGAGTTCTCCATCTCCGCCCCCACGCGCGTGTTTGATGTGCAGCAAAGACAAGTGACATCCTATGAGGTCACACCATCCGATTTTGGCCTGCCCGAGGCGCCGCGCGAGGCGATCCTTGGCGGTGACGCAAAGAAAAACGCAGAAATTCTCCGTTCCATCTTCGATGGAGAAAAGAGTGCGCGCCGCGATGTGGTCGTGATGAACGCGGCGGCTGGCTTCTTTGTGTTAGGGCGCGTACCATCGTTTGCAGAAGGCGCGCGCCGCGCGGAGGCGATTCTCGACGATGGGCGCGCGCGAAAGAAATTGCTGGATCTGCAAGAGTTCAGTGCAACTGCCAAAAAGGAGACAGCTTCGTGA